In one Heteronotia binoei isolate CCM8104 ecotype False Entrance Well chromosome 1, APGP_CSIRO_Hbin_v1, whole genome shotgun sequence genomic region, the following are encoded:
- the PEX13 gene encoding peroxisome biogenesis factor 13 — MNSALVRGSGGEDGARRSRCAMMAANQPPPPKPWENRRLPANVMANQLTRPGQPTLTRVPPPILPRPSQQAGNNGLNAFRPAYNSSFSPGYGTYGNSFYGSYSPYSYGYGGLSYNRFRMDDIPTSRFVQQAEESSRGAFQSIESIVHAFASVSMMMDATFSAVYNSFRAVLDVANHFSRLKIHFTKVFSAFALVRTIRYLYRRLQRLLGMRKSSEDEDLWAESEGTVARIGSEDKAANSAKSWPIFLFFAVVLGGPYLIWKLLSTYSEEETVSSNWASGEDDHIVGRAEYDFNTVSEEEISFRAGEMLKLAPKERQPKIRGWLLASRDGQTTGLIPASYVRILGKRKGTRTTELEKITDQPAFTNTASVQGATVADTLEEQEAAFESVFVETNNGPAASDSAGFGGDKQEL, encoded by the exons ATGAACTCGGCGCTCGTTCGAGGAAGCGGAGGTGAAGACGGAGCTCGTCGGAGCCGTTGCGCGATGATGGCGGCTAACCAGCCTCCGCCGCCCAAGCCTTGGGAGAATAGGCGCCT GCCTGCCAATGTGATGGCCAATCAGCTGACTCGACCTGGACAACCCACCCTGACACGAGTGCCCCCTCCTATTTTGCCAAGGCCATCTCAACAAGCAGGAAACAATGGCCTGAATGCTTTCAGACCAGCTTATAATAGCTCTTTTTCTCCAGGCTATGGGACATACGGAAATTCCTTTTATGGGAGCTACAGCCCTTACAGTTATGGATATGGTGGCTTGAGCTACAATCGGTTTCGAATGGATGACATTCCTACCAGCAGATTTGTTCAGCAGGCTGAGGAGAGCAGCCGTGGTGCGTTCCAGTCCATTGAAAGCATAGTGCATGCCTTTGCTTCAGTTAGCATGATGATGGACGCTACGTTTTCTGCTGTCTACAACAGTTTCCGAGCTGTTTTGGATGTAGCCAATCACTTCTCCCGACTCAAAATACATTTCACAAAGGTGTTTTCAGCTTTTGCATTAGTCAGAACTATAAGGTACCTCTACAGGCGTTTACAGAGATTGCTGGGTATGAGAAAAAGTTCAGAGGATGAGGATTTGTGGGCAGAAAGTGAAGGAACTGTGGCTCGCATTGGTTCTGAGGACAAGGCTGCTAACTCTGCAAAATCCTGGCCTATTTTTCTGTTCTTTGCTGTTGTTCTTGGCGGTCCCTACCTCATTTGGAAGCTGCTCTCCACCTACAGTGAGGAAGAAACAG TTTCCAGTAACTGGGCAAGTGGAGAAGATGATCATATTGTTGGGAGAGCAGAGTATGACTTCAATACTGTTTCAGAAGAAGAAATTTCTTTCCGTGCTGGTGAAATGCTAAAATTAGCCCCCAAAG AACGGCAACCCAAAATACGTGGCTGGCTTTTGGCTAGCCGTGATGGCCAGACAACAGGACTTATACCAGCTAGTTATGTCAGGATACTTGGCAAAAGGAAAGGTAcaagaaccacagagttggaaaagaTTACAGATCAACCAGCGTTTACCAACACAGCTTCAGTTCAAGGAGCTACAGTTGCTGACACATTAGAAGAGCAAGAAGCTGCCTTTGAGTCTGTGTTTGTGGAAACAAATAACGGTCCTGCTGCATCTGATTCTGCTGGGTTCGGTGGAGACAAACAGGAACTTTGA